A genome region from Thermococcus gorgonarius includes the following:
- a CDS encoding 2-oxoacid:ferredoxin oxidoreductase subunit gamma, producing MQIRFAGIGGQGVVLAGVILGEAAAIEGLNVLQTQDYSSASRGGHSIADVIISNEPIYDVMVTKADVLVALAQLGYDTVKDSLKEDGLLIVDTDLVKPDRDYIGAPFTRIAEETTGLALTVNMVALGYLVAKTGVVKKENVEEAIRRRVPKGTEEINIRAFRAGFEEGLK from the coding sequence ATGCAGATTAGGTTCGCCGGTATAGGTGGCCAGGGCGTTGTTCTGGCTGGTGTGATTCTCGGAGAGGCCGCGGCCATAGAGGGTTTGAACGTTCTCCAGACCCAGGACTACAGCTCGGCCAGCAGAGGTGGTCATTCCATAGCTGACGTTATAATCTCAAACGAGCCGATTTACGATGTGATGGTCACGAAGGCGGACGTCCTCGTGGCCCTTGCCCAGCTCGGCTACGACACAGTTAAGGATTCCCTCAAGGAAGACGGTCTGCTCATCGTTGACACCGACCTAGTAAAGCCTGACAGAGACTACATAGGCGCACCATTCACGAGAATAGCTGAGGAGACAACTGGACTTGCCCTGACGGTAAACATGGTGGCCCTGGGCTACCTTGTGGCCAAAACGGGCGTCGTCAAGAAGGAGAACGTTGAGGAAGCGATTAGGAGGCGTGTTCCCAAGGGAACCGAGGAGATAAACATCAGGGCTTTTAGAGCCGGATTTGAGGAGGGATTGAAATGA
- a CDS encoding 2-oxoacid:acceptor oxidoreductase subunit alpha codes for MRYPFPVGRSDFIQGDEAIARAAILAGCRFYAGYPITPASEIFEAMALYMPLVDGVSIQMEDEIASIAAIIGASWAGAKAMTATSGPGFSLMQENLGYAVMTETPIVVVNMMRGGPSTGQPTFPAQGDIMQAIWGTHGDHMLIVLSPSTVQEAFDFTIRAFNLAEKYRTPVVILGDAELAHMRERVYIPNPDEIEIVNRKLPATEEEAKLPFGDPHGDGVPPMPIFGKGYRTYVTGLTHDEYGYPRTVEPEVQQKLIGRIYRKILDHKDDIIDYETFELDDAEIAIVTTGIVSRSAIRAVKMLRERGVKAGLLKLNTVWPFDFDMIEEMAERVKKIYVPEMNMGQLYHLVKEGANGKAEVELISKIGGEVHTPMEIVERVVG; via the coding sequence ATGAGATACCCGTTTCCCGTTGGAAGGTCAGACTTCATCCAGGGTGATGAGGCTATAGCGAGGGCGGCCATTTTGGCCGGTTGCAGGTTTTACGCCGGCTATCCAATAACTCCTGCCAGCGAGATATTCGAGGCAATGGCCCTCTACATGCCTCTCGTCGATGGCGTGAGCATACAGATGGAGGACGAGATAGCGAGCATAGCCGCGATAATAGGTGCCTCCTGGGCAGGGGCGAAGGCAATGACCGCAACGAGCGGTCCGGGGTTTTCGCTAATGCAGGAGAACCTCGGCTATGCGGTAATGACGGAAACTCCGATAGTCGTCGTCAACATGATGCGCGGCGGCCCCTCGACGGGCCAGCCAACGTTCCCAGCTCAGGGGGACATAATGCAGGCCATCTGGGGGACCCACGGCGACCACATGCTGATCGTCCTCAGCCCCTCAACTGTTCAGGAGGCCTTCGATTTCACTATCAGGGCATTCAACCTTGCCGAGAAGTACAGAACGCCTGTGGTTATACTCGGCGATGCCGAGTTGGCCCACATGCGCGAGCGCGTTTACATCCCCAACCCAGATGAGATTGAAATCGTCAACAGAAAGCTTCCTGCCACTGAAGAGGAGGCCAAGCTTCCCTTCGGTGATCCTCACGGAGACGGCGTTCCACCGATGCCGATATTCGGAAAAGGTTACCGCACCTACGTGACAGGTCTGACCCACGATGAGTACGGCTACCCGAGGACAGTTGAGCCTGAAGTTCAGCAGAAGCTCATAGGGAGGATATACCGCAAGATACTCGACCACAAGGACGACATAATCGACTACGAGACCTTTGAGCTCGACGATGCCGAGATAGCGATAGTTACAACCGGCATAGTCTCGCGTTCCGCTATAAGGGCCGTCAAGATGCTCCGCGAGCGCGGCGTGAAAGCTGGCCTGCTGAAGCTCAACACGGTGTGGCCCTTTGATTTCGACATGATTGAAGAGATGGCCGAGCGTGTGAAGAAGATCTACGTTCCAGAGATGAACATGGGACAGCTCTACCACCTCGTCAAGGAAGGGGCCAACGGAAAGGCCGAGGTGGAGCTGATAAGCAAGATAGGCGGTGAGGTTCACACGCCGATGGAGATCGTTGAAAGGGTGGTGGGATGA
- a CDS encoding 2-oxoacid:ferredoxin oxidoreductase subunit beta, whose translation MYLKSAYEIRDKYLRKDMLPTIFCPGCGIGSVLQFTLRAIDDLGLNQDEIVWVSGIGCSSRVPGFVNFDGLHTTHGRALAFATGIKLTNPDLKIIAFMGDGDAAAIGGNHLIHAIRRNLDVTVILINNFTYGMTGGQVAPTTLKGLKGTTAPYGQFENPFDIAQLAVAAGANYVARWTVFNYLQGINSIKKALQKEGFTLVEFLSPCPISFGRRNRMKTSPELIRWYQKITVPLAKSKKMKPEELEGKIVIGEFADRDRPGLVREYREYIKRAKKMMGWEQ comes from the coding sequence ATGTACCTGAAGTCCGCTTACGAGATCCGCGACAAATATCTGAGGAAGGACATGCTCCCGACGATATTCTGTCCCGGCTGTGGGATAGGCTCGGTTTTGCAGTTCACGCTCAGGGCGATAGACGACCTCGGCCTCAACCAGGACGAGATAGTATGGGTCAGTGGAATAGGCTGTTCATCCCGCGTTCCCGGTTTTGTGAACTTCGACGGCCTACACACCACCCACGGGAGGGCTTTGGCCTTTGCGACCGGAATAAAGCTCACCAACCCCGACCTCAAGATAATCGCCTTCATGGGCGACGGCGATGCCGCCGCGATAGGCGGAAACCACTTAATCCACGCCATAAGGAGGAACCTCGACGTCACGGTTATTCTCATCAACAACTTCACCTACGGCATGACTGGCGGGCAGGTTGCTCCAACCACACTCAAAGGCTTGAAGGGAACGACTGCTCCCTACGGCCAGTTTGAGAACCCCTTCGACATCGCTCAGCTCGCAGTTGCCGCCGGGGCGAACTACGTGGCCAGGTGGACTGTCTTCAACTACCTCCAGGGCATCAACAGCATAAAGAAGGCCCTCCAGAAGGAAGGCTTCACTCTCGTGGAGTTCCTATCCCCGTGTCCAATAAGCTTTGGAAGGAGAAACAGGATGAAGACTTCGCCCGAGCTAATCCGCTGGTACCAGAAGATAACTGTTCCGCTCGCGAAGTCCAAGAAGATGAAGCCTGAAGAGCTTGAGGGCAAGATAGTCATAGGAGAGTTTGCTGACAGGGACAGGCCGGGCCTCGTGAGGGAATACAGGGAGTACATAAAGCGCGCCAAGAAGATGATGGGGTGGGAGCAATGA
- a CDS encoding 2-oxoacid:ferredoxin oxidoreductase subunit gamma — MRKEVLFSGFGGQGVILASVILGRAAAVYEGLYAVQTQSYGPESRGGASRAEVVISNEPIDYPKVIAPDYAVFFSQEAYSKFLRTVKEGATVIVEKDLVPHRDFEFEKKLNVIALPLTEIAEETTGLSLTMNILTLGILVGVTGIVSKDAIEKAVRDAVPHGTEEINVRALKKGFELAEKFKP, encoded by the coding sequence ATGAGGAAGGAAGTCCTCTTCAGCGGTTTCGGCGGTCAGGGTGTCATATTGGCGAGCGTCATCCTCGGAAGAGCCGCGGCCGTCTATGAAGGGCTTTATGCTGTCCAGACCCAGAGCTACGGGCCGGAGTCAAGGGGTGGAGCGAGCAGGGCTGAGGTAGTGATAAGCAACGAGCCTATAGATTATCCAAAAGTCATAGCTCCCGACTACGCGGTCTTCTTTTCTCAAGAGGCCTACAGCAAGTTCCTTCGCACCGTCAAAGAAGGGGCAACCGTAATAGTTGAGAAGGATCTCGTGCCGCACAGGGATTTCGAGTTCGAGAAGAAGCTCAACGTTATAGCCCTCCCCCTGACGGAGATAGCCGAAGAGACGACTGGCCTGAGCCTGACGATGAACATTCTGACCCTTGGAATACTGGTGGGCGTTACGGGAATAGTAAGCAAGGACGCGATAGAAAAGGCCGTCAGGGATGCCGTTCCACACGGCACGGAAGAGATAAACGTCAGGGCCCTCAAGAAAGGCTTTGAGCTGGCCGAAAAATTCAAACCCTGA
- a CDS encoding prefoldin subunit produces the protein MEAVKAYELNLQLRQVRELRQTLELKMKELDYAEGLISSSKAERKIFRAFSDIIVEVTKDEALEHIERMRLLYKSEIEKLRKKEKELMEELSKLRV, from the coding sequence ATGGAGGCGGTAAAGGCCTACGAACTTAACTTACAGCTCAGACAGGTGAGAGAGCTTAGACAGACCCTTGAGCTTAAGATGAAAGAACTGGACTACGCCGAAGGACTCATAAGCTCCAGCAAGGCTGAAAGGAAGATATTCAGGGCCTTCTCGGATATAATCGTGGAGGTCACCAAGGATGAGGCCTTAGAGCACATCGAGAGGATGAGGCTCCTCTACAAAAGCGAGATAGAAAAGCTCAGAAAGAAGGAGAAGGAGCTAATGGAAGAACTATCAAAGCTCAGGGTTTGA
- the pfdA gene encoding prefoldin subunit alpha: MAEEKKVRTHEQIQDEIRSYLGEIEYLREQIGAIDATIADLRIVDATLRYLKEKGEGKSIYIPLGSGIAIRGKIEKPDDVIMDVGAGILINTTVDEARENIEKRINTLMELRLALLRKIEEDTRKVNELLKELRESQPEKKE; the protein is encoded by the coding sequence ATGGCTGAGGAGAAGAAGGTCAGGACACACGAGCAGATTCAGGACGAGATAAGGAGCTACCTCGGTGAAATCGAGTACCTCAGGGAGCAGATTGGAGCAATTGACGCAACCATAGCAGACCTCAGGATAGTTGACGCCACACTCAGGTACCTTAAGGAGAAGGGCGAAGGCAAGTCCATATACATCCCGCTCGGAAGCGGCATAGCCATAAGGGGCAAGATAGAGAAGCCAGATGACGTCATAATGGACGTCGGTGCCGGAATACTCATAAACACGACCGTTGACGAGGCCAGGGAGAACATCGAAAAGAGGATAAACACCCTTATGGAGCTCCGCCTCGCCCTGCTGAGGAAGATTGAAGAGGACACCAGAAAGGTCAACGAGCTCCTCAAGGAGCTCAGGGAGAGCCAGCCAGAGAAGAAGGAGTGA